CAAACAGGTGGACACACAATGAATGCCACTAAAAGCAGCAGTATTTTCCACGAGGCCCATGTGAGTGACCCTCTCCAGAGTTCCTGCATGAATTGAAGAGATGAGCAGATTGAGTcgttgaacttgtgaaacacctACCTGCAGATAGCGCTGCACTACAGTGTGCGCAATAACTTCCTTTTGCTCGTTCTCGATGAGCACGTCCAAGAACTCCACATTTCTTCGATCAGTGGCTTGAAGTATTTTGCCTGCTGAGTCAGAGCCGGCAGCTAATGCCAGCAGCTCGGTGGCCATTGCTTCGCATTGTTTGCCGGCGGCTACTAGGTCTTTGGCGCGTTCTTTTTCCTTTTGGGAGGACAATTATAAGAGATTACTTGTTTACATTTcgataaatataaatgcatCTTCATTCCACTAACCTTTGTTGATAAATTCATATAGATATTTGACAATTTCGCCGCGGTATCGACTGGTGCCGGTGAGACCAGCACAAATTCTTGTATCGGTTTGTTATTGTGATTTTTGGAGACAACCATTAAGTTGTACACAAACCTTTTGTCTTCCATTAGATTGTAGGTGTCATGTTCTTTGTTCATGAGATACCGCAGCACATCGTTGTGGCCTTCGGAAGCGGCAAACCATATTGCCGCGCAACCGTAGTTCGTCTCCGACTTTGGCGAGGCGCCTGCCTCGCATAGTAACTTCACAACTTCCAAGTGGCCGGCTTTGGCAGCACAATGCAGTGACGTCCAACCATTTTTGTCGGTGGCATTTATCTCTGCGCCTTGACCCAACAGAATCTCCACCATCTGTATGTGGCCGTGCATGGAGGCGATGTGTAAACCGGTCCTGCCATGACGATCCGTCGATTGGAGCAGTTCTGCTGAGCGACTCAGAAGCAAGCCAACCACTGACATGTGACCACCGAAGCAAGCCAAATGGAGTGGATTATAACCCTGTggaacaatatacatatatttcctataatacttatgcaaaaatttcattaactcACATTCTCTGTCGTTGCCGCCTCTACTTGCACTCCCGCCGAGTTCAGCAGCAAACGCACCACATTCTCATTGCCCGAGAATGCTGCCAAATGTAATGGTGTCATCCCCGATTCCGCCCCTAAGTCACCAAAGAGACTTTGTCCGGTCGGAGGTTCAGATTTCACTGTCGCCGGCACGCTCGTCAATAGTTCGCGCACAGTGTCCGCTTGTCCGTAGTAGGCAGCCACATGCAACGGCGTCAGTCCCAATTTCTTGCTGGTTATCCTCAAAGAATTGGTTCCTTTCAACGCATCCAATACCTGGCCATGACCGTTCTGTGCCGCTAAATGTACCGCAGTGAAGCCGGCTTTGTTCTCATCCGTACATGAGGCGCCCGCACGCACCAACGCCTTCACCACGTCCGCATGTCCACCCTCGGCCGCCAGTTGTAGCGGTGTGGCATCAGTCAATTTGTTTCTAGCTGATATCACGCCAGAACGATCGAACTTCATTAGCTCCTCGATCACCTTCACCGAACCCTGCATTGCAGCGATGTGTGCGCAGGTGTTTCCATCCTTGCTGGTGGCATTCACCAGCGATGGATGTTGTTGTAGGAATAATTTGGCCACTTCAGAGTAGTTGTTCTGCGCAGCGACATGTATGGGCTTTTGGCCCAGATCATCGGTCGCGTCTATGTTAGCCCCGAGCTCGAGCAGAAGCTGACATACCTCCATCTGTCCACTAGCTGCGGCCAGATGGAGAGGCGTTTGTTTGCGTAGCGTCAATATATCGATGACGGCATTGTGATCCTTGATGAGGAACTTCACCAGATGTGTGAAGCCATTCATCGCTGCCAGATGTAGCGCCGTGCGACCGACACGTGATTTCGAATTGATAAACGCTTTGTTGGTGAGCAGCGCGTCGCACACGTGCAGATACCCTCGTTCGGCAGCCAAATGTAGGGCAGAACGGCCCTCAGTGTCGAACACATCCACTCTGGCATGATTCGCTAAAAGGTTGTTGACCAGCTCCATGTGCCCGCGGTGACAAGCGATTAGCAACGGCGTCCAGCCAACCGATGTCTGTCGATTCATGGCCTTCTGAATGTCCGTGGGATTCATGTGGGCGATCATCTCCATCAACACGTCGTTATTGCCAGCGACGGCACAATAGTGGAAAGCAGTCTCCAGCACATTCTTCGTTTGCAGAGTTACGTCGGCACCATTCTCCAGTAACATGCGAACAATTTCCTTGTCGGACTCAGGTATCTTTACCTCCTCCTTGGTGATTTGGCATGTATAGTGTAGTGCGGTTGCGCCGTCGTCATTCACTGAATTAATATAGGTGGTAGCTTTATCTGGACCATGTTTCTCCTTAACCATCTCGATGAGATGACGTACGATTTCGGGATGACACGAACGGCAGGCCATATGTAGCGATGTTTCGCCAGTCTGCGCAAAGTTTAATTATAGCTAAAGTATGAAACATATTGTGCAATTTGAGTTGGACCTACATTGGATTTGTATAGTGGATCACCGCCATCTTCAAGGAGTTGTATCAGCGTTGCCAGATTACCGTTACGCGCGGCTACATGCACCGGCGTCAGGCCATCATCGGTAGTTAAATTGGGACTAGCTCCGGACTTAAGGAGCATTAAGGCACAACGATCGCCATCCTTAACTCGTGCGGCGATATGCAGCGGCGTTTCGTGCATTGCACCGCCACGGACATGGACATCGGCGCCGAAGCCCAGCAATGTTTCGACGACGGCCGGCTTCGCGGACTCCACGGCGATATGGAGTGCAGTGTAATTCTCCTGCAAATGCAAATCAAAAAGTGAGAAGTTATTACTAATAATAACCAGCTTCTAAAAGCAAAGAATACCCACATTCGTTGTGACATCAACTTTCTCGCCCTTCTGCAGTAGGGTGTTAATGATGCCGGTGTGGCCGTACGCGGCCGCGGTGTGAATGCTGCGCGCGCCATTCTTATTTGGCATGTGTAGATAGACGCCCTTCTTGAAGAGCATCGTCGCGCACTCGGCATGGCCATTCAGCGAGGCGATATGCATCAGCGTGCTGCCATCCTTTGTGCGTTCGAAGATGCTCGCCTTGAATTTGTCCGCCAAAATTTCAATGATGTGCGCATGGCCATTCTCAGCAGCTAAATGCATCGGTGTACGATCTGCACGGCGgcagacaacaacacaaatacacaaaattacaaaaacgagTTGAAATTTAAGGTTAGATGTGTATGGAAATCAGAGCTATGGAATGAAAGGCTACCTTGATTATCCGCAATGGACGCAGAGGCTCGCACGCCGTAGAAGTACTTGAGTAGCGCCTCGTCGCCTTCAGCGGCCGCTATGTGCAACGGTGTCTGACCCTCGCCATTTTGGGTGTCGACATTGGTGCCGTAATCGACGAGTATTCGCACCATATCGACGTCCCGTCGTCTGGCGGCCAAATGTAAGGCCGTGTCTCCATTAGCCGTTGTTGCCTGCGGAAAGTGAAAGGGAGGTGACCGATTACAGGCGGTGATAAGTggtaaaaaactgaaaaattgtaaactgaagaaacttaaaaaatgctttaatcaACGATGTACGAGGTGGCAAATGTCGTCGACATAGTTTCAGTAAATCATATGCAAATTGCTTAGTAGCCAAGTTGAATGCGAAGGTGAAGCTCGAAGTCTAAAGGCCTTCCTCGCTTAAGTGGATATATGTTGTCGATAAGACTTACAGCATATCACTTACTGGCGGTGCGAAGCTTcattaaattactttaattaaattaaatttgacacCGTTACACATGGCCAATCGCGAGAGTGTGtgttaatttaaaagaaaccaATGAGTCGCAAGAGTCTTCAAAGTCGTCGTCGGCGTCTTGCGTGACTCGTTACCGCAAGCGAAAATTGAAAACGGCAGTGAAAAAAGTTTCGCTCAAAATTAGTTCATGGGAATGCCTCGCATGAGCAATAACTTCGCCAGGCGCGCAAATGCAACGCTGTGACCGCCAGCCCTCCAAGTGCCATGACCCACTGCACGCCGCTGGCAATTTAGTCAACGCATCGGtaagtgaaaattttaatttgccaCACCAACTGCTTTATAAAGTTGAAGTGCTGCCGTCTGAACGATGCATACTTTCTGGCGCAATGGCTTAATAAAGTGCCAGCCAGAGTTTGTAGCGCCTCGACCGCGTGCCACTTCTTGTTTGTAGCATGCAACGGCCGTCAATGTCACTGGCGCTGCGTGCACAGCCTTTCTTGCCACACATACGGGCTCGGACGATGCCACCAGGCACTCGTTGCAATATGTGCGAGCAAAGCGTGTGCAAACATGCTTGCAATAAATAAcggtgtgtgtttttttttttgtaagtagTGTGGCGATTTGTATACGATTTCATTTACTGTTACTAAACTAATTTCTTTATTAGCAAAGCCATAAATTTTTAGACAATTTGACAAGTCAAGGTGAAGTAACTTTAAATTTATacttcaaattcaaatatattcataGAGCCTTGTTTTGGCATGCATTACCTTCAGTTGGTCCGACGTTTGAGCTGAGAGCAGCTCTCTGACCATAGATTGATTACCAGACTCTACCGCAAGCAGCAGCGGGATTTTTCCCCTCTGGAATAAAGAACGAAAAGAATAAGATCAGATTtagtaacatatttttattatatttataattctctGGAAATATAATCAATTTTGAGAGTATTCAAGAGTTCATATTGAGGACATTAATATGTGCGATCCTATAAGTATGCTAAAATATCCGAGTATAGGGTGCCTTATCAACAATAAATaacctattttttatatttatttttccatttcaacgaaattttaaCCACACTCCCCTCCTGCCGCAGAAGCATTTATCGATTTTTAGACCCGGTTTGTTTATCATTTCCGTAGCAATGCATTCTTCGACCTTTTTTTGCGCCGTTATTGTTTGGTGCCTGAAAGTATGCTGCATTTCCATGCACATTACAATGGTGTCTACGGAAATGTTGAAAGGTGCGTGTTTATGTCATTGTTACTTGGAAACTATAATAGTTTTTCAAACATGTTTACTATTGCCGGAGAACGTCTGGTTGTCTTTACAgccaacatatgtacatctctTCATGCATGaactctgtatgtatgtttgtatgcatgtaagttAAGTAGGTCTCTGTTGTGTTGAACTCATTTGTCGTCGAGCCCGTAAGTTTTTTGCTGCATTCATAAAGAGTTCAACTTGCAAACTTCGCCGCCGCCAAGTTATTGCCGCAGACACTTTCGTATTCACTTACACAAACAACATTTTGCGTGCCAAGGAGATATTTGAAGAATGGACAGAGTcttcacaaacacacataaccGGGCTTCAATTTACATGTCTAGGAACCTCAAATCTTTACATAtagacatttgtatgtatgtatgtattagggcGCCAAGCTTGCCGTTAAGTGGTTGGGCGTCACAAAGCAAAAAGTAGTTTACCGTGGTGTATGTAACAACTTACAGTTGCGTCAAAATCTATggcatttacaatattttcggCTTCATTATATCTGCACATTTGAAGTGTTTTGGTcggagtgcaaaaaaaaaattctttctgTCATTTTCATGCATctcaatattttacattttttgaaaaatttgaagcaattcaatattatattttataagaaatctcaaaagcaaataataataccCTATCGAAGATATGTTTTCCATATTATAATTGGTACTGCATTTTTTCTGCACTCTAGTGTACTTCCGCATTGCACTAATCTGTATGCAATGAATcacatttgaattttaatttattgcattgcAATCGTTTGCAACTTGCCATGCCTGGAATCTTGTCACTGTCTCACTTGAATGTTTAGTttgattttttcggttttttgggGCTTTTCAAAGAGTTAAGCGCGAGCTTTTTTGTCTGCTCTGCATCGAATGGGTTGCATGAGTTCAGCGCTATATTATATTCATTAGCTTTGTgtatgcaataaaattatttatggatTTGCATTTTTATGTTGCTCCCCATTTCGctttctcattttttttaatttttttttgtgttttatattcTCTCATTCGTGTACATTCGTCTTTGGTTGCCCAAAATTCTTCGCTTTTAAAGCATTTGTtatgattttgttattgttgttgttgtattatacgTTTATTTGTTTGCCAGCTTGGTTATTTCCGTTGCTGCCACGTTTACAACACTTCTGTTTACGTTGGCACCGAGTGGCACGGCTGGCagttaactacaacaacactgaCTCGAAAGAATGGTGATGGGGTTGCTTACATAGTATATACTGTCATGCAAAGTGTGGGTTGAAGATACAGTTATCATTTCTTTGTGAGCCATTGACATAACTGAAACGCACTTCAATGCTGCTGTCGATGGTCCGTGTTgaattgatttattttgaactttacactagcatcactcatacgcactggtgtACCGGAAACGTATGGATTTTCTATGTGGATGCATGcgtctaatttttattttattttttgtgttttattataaatatattaatgacTCTAAATTAGTTTAagacaaaattaaagaaaattatacatatttttttatctccTCACTTGCAATAACagttctctctatctctctctctgttGTATTTTCAgccacttaattttttaatattctcatgtacttatatataaattatattattttattttttacttacccCGTCTACTTTCAAGCGTATTTCTTTGCCAGCTGTCGCTAATAAGGCGCGCAATATATTCGTCGCTGTGCCCGTTTGGCGACTGGAGACGAGATGCACGGCGGTTTGAGTGCGCGACTATAAATAGGAAAAATATAATAGAGTTTTACTAAAAAGCACTTAAAACTTGGCAGTTTACATTTCACAATCTATTTTTTGTACTCTATGAACAAATACAcagaatattataatttaa
This portion of the Zeugodacus cucurbitae isolate PBARC_wt_2022May chromosome 3, idZeuCucr1.2, whole genome shotgun sequence genome encodes:
- the LOC105209722 gene encoding serine/threonine-protein phosphatase 6 regulatory ankyrin repeat subunit A isoform X2 → MSQPVKRGGRGGAGGGIGRRTPSNVAGAVAGNTPEESTTASERATPASKADSDQKDDSSSNGDKKEAEGFPTPKPPSAGASIRDTSNKILALAMKGEWTPIEQELKKLEKYVANAGEDGNHIPLAGIHDPNTGMTPLMFATKDNKTSIMDRMIELGADVGARNNDNYNALHIASMYSREDVVKLLLNKRGVDPYSTGGSRTQTAVHLVSSRQTGTATNILRALLATAGKEIRLKVDGRGKIPLLLAVESGNQSMVRELLSAQTSDQLKATTANGDTALHLAARRRDVDMVRILVDYGTNVDTQNGEGQTPLHIAAAEGDEALLKYFYGVRASASIADNQDRTPMHLAAENGHAHIIEILADKFKASIFERTKDGSTLMHIASLNGHAECATMLFKKGVYLHMPNKNGARSIHTAAAYGHTGIINTLLQKGEKVDVTTNENYTALHIAVESAKPAVVETLLGFGADVHVRGGAMHETPLHIAARVKDGDRCALMLLKSGASPNLTTDDGLTPVHVAARNGNLATLIQLLEDGGDPLYKSNTGETSLHMACRSCHPEIVRHLIEMVKEKHGPDKATTYINSVNDDGATALHYTCQITKEEVKIPESDKEIVRMLLENGADVTLQTKNVLETAFHYCAVAGNNDVLMEMIAHMNPTDIQKAMNRQTSVGWTPLLIACHRGHMELVNNLLANHARVDVFDTEGRSALHLAAERGYLHVCDALLTNKAFINSKSRVGRTALHLAAMNGFTHLVKFLIKDHNAVIDILTLRKQTPLHLAAASGQMEVCQLLLELGANIDATDDLGQKPIHVAAQNNYSEVAKLFLQQHPSLVNATSKDGNTCAHIAAMQGSVKVIEELMKFDRSGVISARNKLTDATPLQLAAEGGHADVVKALVRAGASCTDENKAGFTAVHLAAQNGHGQVLDALKGTNSLRITSKKLGLTPLHVAAYYGQADTVRELLTSVPATVKSEPPTGQSLFGDLGAESGMTPLHLAAFSGNENVVRLLLNSAGVQVEAATTENGYNPLHLACFGGHMSVVGLLLSRSAELLQSTDRHGRTGLHIASMHGHIQMVEILLGQGAEINATDKNGWTSLHCAAKAGHLEVVKLLCEAGASPKSETNYGCAAIWFAASEGHNDVLRYLMNKEHDTYNLMEDKRFVYNLMVVSKNHNNKPIQEFVLVSPAPVDTAAKLSNIYMNLSTKEKERAKDLVAAGKQCEAMATELLALAAGSDSAGKILQATDRRNVEFLDVLIENEQKEVIAHTVVQRYLQELWRGSLTWASWKILLLLVAFIVCPPVWIGFTFPMGHKFNKVPIIKFMSYLTSHIYLMIHLSIVGITPIYPVLRLSLVPYWYEIGLLIWLSGLLLFELTNPSDKSGLGSIKLLVLLLGMAGVGVHVAAFVFVSKLYWPTLIYCRNQCFALAFLLACVQILDFLSFHHLFGPWAIIIGDLLKDLARFLAVLAIFVFGFSMHIVALNQSFTNLKPEDLRGFEKRNRNRGYFSDVRMHPITSFELLFFAVFGQTTTEQTQVDKILNVAEPTQPYWVEYLFKIVFGIYMLVSVVVLINLLIAMMSDTYQRIQAQSDIEWKFGLSKLIRNMHRTTTAPSPLNLVTTWFMWIVEKVKARMKKKKRPSLVQMMGIRQASPRTKAGAKWLSKIKKGRKYSVALSVVHLSPLGSQTSFTAANQNRIENVADWEAIAKKYRALVGDEEGGSIKDSEAESGSVEGSGGGGTGAPPPPAQVGNNVAAAPPQEQLPHV
- the LOC105209722 gene encoding serine/threonine-protein phosphatase 6 regulatory ankyrin repeat subunit A isoform X7; the encoded protein is MSQPVKRGGRGGAGGGIGRRTPSNVAGAVAGNTPEESTTASERATPASKADSDQKDDSSSNGDKKEAEGFPTPKPPSAGASIRDTSNKILALAMKGEWTPIEQELKKLEKYVANAGEDGNHIPLAGIHDPNTGMTPLMFATKDNKTSIMDRMIELGADVGARNNDNYNALHIASMYSREDVVKLLLNKRGVDPYSTGGSRTQTAVHLVSSRQTGTATNILRALLATAGKEIRLKVDGRGKIPLLLAVESGNQSMVRELLSAQTSDQLKATTANGDTALHLAARRRDVDMVRILVDYGTNVDTQNGEGQTPLHIAAAEGDEALLKYFYGVRASASIADNQDRTPMHLAAENGHAHIIEILADKFKASIFERTKDGSTLMHIASLNGHAECATMLFKKGVYLHMPNKNGARSIHTAAAYGHTGIINTLLQKGEKVDVTTNENYTALHIAVESAKPAVVETLLGFGADVHVRGGAMHETPLHIAARVKDGDRCALMLLKSGASPNLTTDDGLTPVHVAARNGNLATLIQLLEDGGDPLYKSNTGETSLHMACRSCHPEIVRHLIEMVKEKHGPDKATTYINSVNDDGATALHYTCQITKEEVKIPESDKEIVRMLLENGADVTLQTKNVLETAFHYCAVAGNNDVLMEMIAHMNPTDIQKAMNRQTSVGWTPLLIACHRGHMELVNNLLANHARVDVFDTEGRSALHLAAERGYLHVCDALLTNKAFINSKSRVGRTALHLAAMNGFTHLVKFLIKDHNAVIDILTLRKQTPLHLAAASGQMEVCQLLLELGANIDATDDLGQKPIHVAAQNNYSEVAKLFLQQHPSLVNATSKDGNTCAHIAAMQGSVKVIEELMKFDRSGVISARNKLTDATPLQLAAEGGHADVVKALVRAGASCTDENKAGFTAVHLAAQNGHGQVLDALKGTNSLRITSKKLGLTPLHVAAYYGQADTVRELLTSVPATVKSEPPTGQSLFGDLGAESGMTPLHLAAFSGNENVVRLLLNSAGVQVEAATTENGYNPLHLACFGGHMSVVGLLLSRSAELLQSTDRHGRTGLHIASMHGHIQMVEILLGQGAEINATDKNGWTSLHCAAKAGHLEVVKLLCEAGASPKSETNYGCAAIWFAASEGHNDVLRYLMNKEHDTYNLMEDKRFVYNLMVVSKNHNNKPIQEFVLVSPAPVDTAAKLSNIYMNLSTKEKERAKDLVAAGKQCEAMATELLALAAGSDSAGKILQATDRRNVEFLDVLIENEQKEVIAHTVVQRYLQELWRGSLTWASWKILLLLVAFIVCPPVWIGFTFPMGHKFNKVPIIKFMSYLTSHIYLMIHLSIVGITPIYPVLRLSLVPYWYEIGLLIWLSGLLLFELTNPSDKSGLGSIKLLVLLLGMAGVGVHVAAFVFVSKLYWPTLIYCRNQCFALAFLLACVQILDFLSFHHLFGPWAIIIGDLLKDLARFLAVLAIFVFGFSMHIVALNQSFTNLKPEDLRGFEKRNRNRGYFSDGAHEEKEASKSGTDDGNTAGQPAHQGWRQVALEDQERLGGSLRGASLTAWLADELHRRQSESHRERGRLGGDRQEISRVGWRRGGRLHQGLRSGERLRRG
- the LOC105209722 gene encoding serine/threonine-protein phosphatase 6 regulatory ankyrin repeat subunit A isoform X1 codes for the protein MSQPVKRGGRGGAGGGIGRRTPSNVAGAVAGNTPEESTTASERATPASKADSDQKDDSSSNGDKKEAEGFPTPKPPSAGASIRDTSNKILALAMKGEWTPIEQELKKLEKYVANAGEDGNHIPLAGIHDPNTGMTPLMFATKDNKTSIMDRMIELGADVGARNNDNYNALHIASMYSREDVVKLLLNKRGVDPYSTGGSRTQTAVHLVSSRQTGTATNILRALLATAGKEIRLKVDGRGKIPLLLAVESGNQSMVRELLSAQTSDQLKATTANGDTALHLAARRRDVDMVRILVDYGTNVDTQNGEGQTPLHIAAAEGDEALLKYFYGVRASASIADNQDRTPMHLAAENGHAHIIEILADKFKASIFERTKDGSTLMHIASLNGHAECATMLFKKGVYLHMPNKNGARSIHTAAAYGHTGIINTLLQKGEKVDVTTNENYTALHIAVESAKPAVVETLLGFGADVHVRGGAMHETPLHIAARVKDGDRCALMLLKSGASPNLTTDDGLTPVHVAARNGNLATLIQLLEDGGDPLYKSNTGETSLHMACRSCHPEIVRHLIEMVKEKHGPDKATTYINSVNDDGATALHYTCQITKEEVKIPESDKEIVRMLLENGADVTLQTKNVLETAFHYCAVAGNNDVLMEMIAHMNPTDIQKAMNRQTSVGWTPLLIACHRGHMELVNNLLANHARVDVFDTEGRSALHLAAERGYLHVCDALLTNKAFINSKSRVGRTALHLAAMNGFTHLVKFLIKDHNAVIDILTLRKQTPLHLAAASGQMEVCQLLLELGANIDATDDLGQKPIHVAAQNNYSEVAKLFLQQHPSLVNATSKDGNTCAHIAAMQGSVKVIEELMKFDRSGVISARNKLTDATPLQLAAEGGHADVVKALVRAGASCTDENKAGFTAVHLAAQNGHGQVLDALKGTNSLRITSKKLGLTPLHVAAYYGQADTVRELLTSVPATVKSEPPTGQSLFGDLGAESGMTPLHLAAFSGNENVVRLLLNSAGVQVEAATTENGYNPLHLACFGGHMSVVGLLLSRSAELLQSTDRHGRTGLHIASMHGHIQMVEILLGQGAEINATDKNGWTSLHCAAKAGHLEVVKLLCEAGASPKSETNYGCAAIWFAASEGHNDVLRYLMNKEHDTYNLMEDKRFVYNLMVVSKNHNNKPIQEFVLVSPAPVDTAAKLSNIYMNLSTKEKERAKDLVAAGKQCEAMATELLALAAGSDSAGKILQATDRRNVEFLDVLIENEQKEVIAHTVVQRYLQELWRGSLTWASWKILLLLVAFIVCPPVWIGFTFPMGHKFNKVPIIKFMSYLTSHIYLMIHLSIVGITPIYPVLRLSLVPYWYEIGLLIWLSGLLLFELTNPSDKSGLGSIKLLVLLLGMAGVGVHVAAFVFVSKLYWPTLIYCRNQCFALAFLLACVQILDFLSFHHLFGPWAIIIGDLLKDLARFLAVLAIFVFGFSMHIVALNQSFTNLKPEDLRGFEKRNRNRGYFSDVRMHPITSFELLFFAVFGQTTTEQTQVDKILNVAEPTQPYWVEYLFKIVFGIYMLVSVVVLINLLIAMMSDTYQRIQAQSDIEWKFGLSKLIRNMHRTTTAPSPLNLVTTWFMWIVEKVKARMKKKKRPSLVQMMGIRQASPRTKAGAKWLSKIKKGRKLDSVALSVVHLSPLGSQTSFTAANQNRIENVADWEAIAKKYRALVGDEEGGSIKDSEAESGSVEGSGGGGTGAPPPPAQVGNNVAAAPPQEQLPHV
- the LOC105209722 gene encoding serine/threonine-protein phosphatase 6 regulatory ankyrin repeat subunit A isoform X9, with translation MSQPVKRGGRGGAGGGIGRRTPSNVAGAVAGNTPEESTTASERATPASKADSDQKDDSSSNGDKKEAEGFPTPKPPSAGASIRDTSNKILALAMKGEWTPIEQELKKLEKYVANAGEDGNHIPLAGIHDPNTGMTPLMFATKDNKTSIMDRMIELGADVGARNNDNYNALHIASMYSREDVVKLLLNKRGVDPYSTGGSRTQTAVHLVSSRQTGTATNILRALLATAGKEIRLKVDGRGKIPLLLAVESGNQSMVRELLSAQTSDQLKATTANGDTALHLAARRRDVDMVRILVDYGTNVDTQNGEGQTPLHIAAAEGDEALLKYFYGVRASASIADNQDRTPMHLAAENGHAHIIEILADKFKASIFERTKDGSTLMHIASLNGHAECATMLFKKGVYLHMPNKNGARSIHTAAAYGHTGIINTLLQKGEKVDVTTNENYTALHIAVESAKPAVVETLLGFGADVHVRGGAMHETPLHIAARVKDGDRCALMLLKSGASPNLTTDDGLTPVHVAARNGNLATLIQLLEDGGDPLYKSNTGETSLHMACRSCHPEIVRHLIEMVKEKHGPDKATTYINSVNDDGATALHYTCQITKEEVKIPESDKEIVRMLLENGADVTLQTKNVLETAFHYCAVAGNNDVLMEMIAHMNPTDIQKAMNRQTSVGWTPLLIACHRGHMELVNNLLANHARVDVFDTEGRSALHLAAERGYLHVCDALLTNKAFINSKSRVGRTALHLAAMNGFTHLVKFLIKDHNAVIDILTLRKQTPLHLAAASGQMEVCQLLLELGANIDATDDLGQKPIHVAAQNNYSEVAKLFLQQHPSLVNATSKDGNTCAHIAAMQGSVKVIEELMKFDRSGVISARNKLTDATPLQLAAEGGHADVVKALVRAGASCTDENKAGFTAVHLAAQNGHGQVLDALKGTNSLRITSKKLGLTPLHVAAYYGQADTVRELLTSVPATVKSEPPTGQSLFGDLGAESGMTPLHLAAFSGNENVVRLLLNSAGVQVEAATTENGYNPLHLACFGGHMSVVGLLLSRSAELLQSTDRHGRTGLHIASMHGHIQMVEILLGQGAEINATDKNGWTSLHCAAKAGHLEVVKLLCEAGASPKSETNYGCAAIWFAASEGHNDVLRYLMNKEHDTYNLMEDKRFVYNLMVVSKNHNNKPIQEFVLVSPAPVDTAAKLSNIYMNLSTKEKERAKDLVAAGKQCEAMATELLALAAGSDSAGKILQATDRRNVEFLDVLIENEQKEVIAHTVVQRYLQELWRGSLTWASWKILLLLVAFIVCPPVWIGFTFPMGHKFNKVPIIKFMSYLTSHIYLMIHLSIVGITPIYPVLRLSLVPYWYEIGLLIWLSGLLLFELTNPSDKSGLGSIKLLVLLLGMAGVGVHVAAFVFVSKLYWPTLIYCRNQCFALAFLLACVQILDFLSFHHLFGPWAIIIGDLLKDLARFLAVLAIFVFGFSMHIVALNQSFTNLKPEDLRGFEKRNRNRGYFSDGSIRY